AAAGTCCCTCAACACGCTTCTCCAGAAATCGCTGCAAACCTGGCTCAGCTATTCAGCCGCTTGTGAGGCCGGCTCGAGACGGGTGCAGACAGTGGAGGGCGGGGCGGTGCAGCCCCACCTTTGCCCGCACCTCCCGTCCAGTCTTCTGATTTGGGGAGGAGGACCATGGCAGTGAAAGGCCCGGAAGGGTGACCAGTGCTGACGCAGGCTGGGTGCCCCGACGTCCCGCTGCTGACAGGCCATGGCTCCCTCGTGCGCAGACGACCCTTCTGACTGGATGGGCACTGGCAGGAAAAGGGACACTGTTTTAAAGTTGGCCTTTTGACTGGAAAGGAGGAACTCAGGCTCTGAGCCTCGTGCACCTGTGCTGGCGGACTTCCTTTGGGAACACCCTTTGATGTGTTCAGCGTGGGATCACTTCCTCTCTAGCCTGCCTCTCCCACTTCCTGCTGAGGATTCACCCACTTCATGGGACCATGTGGCCACTGTAGCCGTGCAGTTCCAGGCCAGGTGCCTCCTGTGTACACGTGGCAGATAGGGTGGGCTCTGCTGGGGTCCTGGGTGAAGGAGCTGGGCCGACGCCCCACAGAGGGGCCTCTGTCCTGTGCACCCAGGACTGAGCAGCAGGAGCTGCAAAGGGAGTGGTCCGGGGAAGCCTGTGGCCAGGGAGGTGACAGTGATGGTGACCTTGAGCTCAAGGACTCCTGGAAGGCTTGCTCCATTGGTCTCACCATCCATTGGGTCGGTGGCGGGGGACCCCCAGGGGTCTCTTCAATGCCCAGAAGAAGCTAAGACACTTTCCTTCTCAGGGTACAGCCAGCACAGGCCTCACTCCACTGCCTGCAGTTTGGACTGCCAGACCTGGCTTCTGTCTCCTGGAGACCAGTATGGAAGGAGCTCGGATCAACCACAGTCCACACGGCACAGGAAGTGGGACCCGATCATCACTCCAGGTTTCACGTCAGAGAGGGCTCCACACCTCCGACAGGTGAGGACGCAGGAGGAAGCGCCAGGTATAGAAGATGGGCCAGACTCCTCAGTCAACCAGGTGGTGGGCGGTGGGAGCCTCCCGGGCAGAGAGAGGTGAGGGGCAGGTGTGGCCCTGCGTGGCTGGAGCCCCACGTGCGCGGAGCTGTGCGGTGTGGGTGGAGTGGCGCCGCGAGGCATCTATACCACAAATTCCTCCGGGAGGTGGTCCTCCCTGAGCAGGTCCACGGAGAGGCCATCCACGGACCTCCTACCGCAGAGGAGCTCGGGCGCGGGGTCCAGTGCGTGGCCGAGGGGACCGCTGCGCGGTGCGCGGCGCGGGGCAGGTGTGGGGCGCACGTCGTCCAGGCTGCGGCTGTGCTGGTCCTGCACGGTTCGGCCGCCGCCTCTGCCTCCAGGATCTGCAGGGAGAGGCCAGAGGCGAGTCTGGTACTTGGacgccttcctctcccctccagttCTGCCCCTGTCCTGCCCACAGTTAACACCGCCCTCGTGCCGGCGCTCTGCGCCCGCCGCcccaggcctttgcacttgcGGTGCCCCACTGGGCATGCCCACACGGCTTCCACCCGTCCCCTCTGGACTGCCCTGCAGAGTGGCCCCTTCTGAGGGTTCCCCTCACCTCTGCACCCACAGCGCCCACCCTGCCTGTCTGCGTTATAACACCGGTGGCCTTGGCCACTCGGCCTGGCCTCCTCCTCgtgggccctccctcccctgcgcGCCTGTCCGTCACCGAGGCAACTTCCGCGGGAGGATGCTCAAGTCTACGTGtggcagcccccgcccccgcggcAGAGCCCGCCGCCTCTTCCCAGGGAAGCTGCGGCCACTCAGTCGGGCCACACAGCCCTGGGCTGCTTTCTTTCGCCCTTATTGGACTTAGATTGTTACTATGTGACAGGTTTTAGGAATGAGCCCTGAGAGTGTTCTCCGAAGTCAGAAACagcccactccccgccccctctCGCGTGAGGAAGCTTGGCCAGAGCCCCAGCTCAGGGCAGGTGCTGGGGTCCCGACCACGCTGGGGTCCAGCTGAGCCCCCACCACGCTGAACTACGTGAACTAACCCTCACTTCTCAGCCGTGAGGGCCTAGGGTGGGAGGACCACGCATCCCACAGGAGGGCGGGGCCAGGCGGGCGGGCCGACAGGACCCCAGCCCCACTGGCACCTGGGGCTTctcgccccctcctccctgtgtcAGGTCTGTCCCTCCCTTTGAGTCAAATCACACCCTGGAGGATGGCTTGGATCAGGGGTGAGAGAAGGTCCCTCTAATTCACTGCCTTTCCAGGGGCACCACCCTCCTACTCCGGCTCCCCAGGTCAGCTCTGAGCAAGGGCGGGAACCTCCAGCCCCGccttcctctgccccaccccccagaatCACTGGCTttggcccctcccctgctcctgggGGCCGAGGAGCTCCACCCCAGAGCCCCGCACTCCTGGGGCCCGAGCTGCCCTGGCAGTGCTCACACTGCCCACCGCCTGGGGGTGTGCAGCCAGGAAAGACCCCCAGCCTCCACTGTGAGCCCAGCTCTCAGGCCCCAAGGCTGATGAGAACCAGCTGCCAACCTGCCTCACTGGTGCCCCACTGCCCAGCTGCAGTTGCAAGGGGTCTCCCAGGGACCCTCCAGTGGGCCTAGGGCCCCTGAGGGAtgggctggagcacagggagcAGGAGTGAGCACCTACCTGGTGCAAGGCCTCAGTGCTCCGGCCCCTCATGCTGACCAGTGTGACCCGCACCACGGCCAAGGGCTGCTGGGGAGAGGCTGTTGACAGGGGGAGGGTGCgtgagcagggcctggggacacCCGCCCGCACTCTGCAGAGGACGGCCTACTCCTAGGGACCCAAACTCAGATGAGACTGGGAGCCTCTGTGGCCCGGGCAGCCCCTCCGCCTGGCCTTAGGGTCCCGGAGTGGTGGGACCGCGACCTCGGCCCCCCACTTGCAGGCCATCTGCGATCCCAGACACCGCTGTCACACGTACTCCCCACGCGAGGTGTCTGAGTCCCCTCGAAGGAGCCACAGTTTTCCTGGGTGCACTGTGGGCTCCTCGGCTCAGGCGGTCTCCGCCTGTCCCAGGACCTCTCCCTGCAGGGTCCCTGTTGGACGCTGGTCCCGCAGTGCTGCCCTGTGGAGACCCAGGCACCGCCCCCCGACCACCCGCTCACAGGGGCTTGTCCTGCTTTGGCTGTCCAAATGCCCTGACGTCTCAGCGACACGGGCACTCCCTGGGCAAACACTGCATCACTATCACTGCTCGTGCTGGACTGCAGACCACGCACTTGGACAAAACTTCCGTGCAGGAGGCCCACCCATCCTTTACCAGTGGGCCAGACGTTCGGACTCTACAGGCGGACACAGCAGACTGACAGAACTGCCTgacactgtgtgaccttgggtggccCTGGGTGACCAGGCCTCAAGGCTGGTCCCCAGAATCACCCGTTGCGTCCATGCTCAAAGGTGCTACAGGTGCTCAGGGAACAGCAGCCCCTGTGACCTTCCTGGGGTGACAAGGAAACCACTTCAGAAGCTCCCCTGAGGACAAGGAGCTTGCACTAAATCAGAAGGGCACGTGAGCCTCGAACTCTGAGAAGTGCCTTCTGTCACGCGACTTCTACTGACCCCTTGCAAGTAACGAGAGAGAAATGAGGTTGAAGGCTTTCCGATGGTGGGAGTGTTAACGAGGGACACTGGTCAGCCCAGGCTCCCGACGAGTGACAAGCTGCAGGAGGGCAGAAGGACTGCCACCCACCACGTCTGGTAGGGAGGGCCCTGTCCTGTCTCTGCCACCAGGCCCGTGGCTGCCCCATGGTGGAGGGAACCTCTGTGTGACAAGGTCCCCAGAAATCAAGGCCATATGCaccctggcctctctccctctgagTGATGGCCCACCCGGGGCTGGCCAATCAGCACGCTCACCGTCTCCTGGGTCCTGAGTGTCCCCTTCAGGCCCACCTCTGCCGCCACCAACTGTGCCACGGCGGCTCTGGCTGGCACGGGAACTGCAGGATGGCCCCTCCCCGCAGGGCGCCGGGGCCCTGATGGGCTCATCCACTGACATCTCCCCCGGCCCCATGGGCCCCCCCGGCTGGGGGTCCACCTCGATGCCCGATGAGTGGGAGCTGCAGTGGCTGTCGGCTGAGAGGAGGGGGAGCTGATGGGGTGGATGCTGGCTACCACCCGCTCTGTCCCCGCAGCCGGGGGAGCCGGGGGAGCTGGGGGTGCCGGGGGCAGCCCTGCCGGCCAGGCCCAGGTCCAGGcccagctcctgctccagccccagctccagctcGTCGCTGACGTAGGACTCCCGGTAGCACTTCTTTTCTGTGCCGGGAAAGGAGGGGCAGCAAGGGCGTGAGAACAGGtgctggaggtggaggaaggtGCAGCCACGTTCCTGGAGCCGCCAATGGCCAAGGGTGGCCCCGGGGTCCAGCCAAACACCATGTGCGGAGCTGGCACCAAGCTCCCGGagatgaggtgggaggggagggcagtgtgGTCCAGAGGTCAGCTATCGCCTGGGCCCCAGGGTGGAATCTGTCACTTGAGCCAGTAACCTCCTCATGCAGGCTCCTGCACCCACCGCTCTGGGGCTGTCACGCCACCTCCATCTGAGGGACCCCAAGCAGCCCCGGACACGAGCAGGCGTGCACGCACATGCACAGTATGCGCGCACAGCCGGGGCTTCCCAGAACCGCCGGGGGTTACTGCAGCCCTAGCCCAGGCCCTCCTCTCCACACCTGGAGAATTCTTCCCCAGAACCCCCAGTACCCTGGCCCCCCATGTTTAGAATCGGGCtccaggagagctgggggaggtggggtcaccACCACCCCCTGCCAATCCCACGATGGGAAAACACGGTGCAACCCCAGCTGCTGTGCCCAGAGCCTGTGGCCCAGACCCCAGATGGAGGGGGCGGGTcaggggcctggcctggtgcCCACCTTGCACCTCCTCCAGCTGCCGCAGCCGCCGTAACGCGGGCTGCAGGGCGCGGTGCAGCTGGTGGCTGTCGCGGAGCAGGCGCAGCAGGTGGCTGGAGCGCCAGGCGCAGCCCGTGTGGTACACCAGCTTCCGGGCCGGCGGCAGCCCATCCGGCCAGATCTCGAACTtcttcccctggacagagaagagagggacTTCACGTTACAGGAAAACCACGTGACAGCAGGAGACACGTGTTCTAAACAAGCCAAGCCCCCTGAGGGGCAGCTCCAGAGGCAGGACCGGCTCCCCGCCCGGACGCCCCCAGGCTTGCCTGCACCTCGTGGGTGATGACCTGCTGGTCAGTGCCCTGGAGGAGAAggctctcctgggctcctgggggctgAGACCCCCCCGCCTCAACCCCATCAGACACGCACCAGAAACGCCAGCTTCCCAACACGGGACCAGGGGAAGTCGTAGAGCAGCTGTGGAGCGTGGTGTACCTCCTGTGGGACAGCAGAAGCGGCCGTGTCCTCAGGGTCAgccctctgggggaggggaggggacaaggggggcacgcagggggaggaggaggagggggaaggggaatggCGACGGGGCCCTGGTGGGTCACCTGATAGACCTGCACTCCTTTGAGGGTCAGTCCGAGAACAACGGTGGGTCGGTCTTCCTTTTTATCCTGAGAGGACATGGACAGCAGAGCGGTCTAGAGCCTGGACCTGGGGTGTCAGGCTCCTTGCGGACCCTCCCTGGTGGATCTGGGGTGCCTGAGGTCCACCATGACCCGGGCTGAGGCGGGGTCTCCAGGCCACTTCCCATTTTCCCTCTAATGCTGGGTGGGCGTCCTGGTCCCAGGACGGCTGTGGGGACACTGTCCCTCCTGTCGGGGGTTGGGGTCCTGGCCACCCTGGGGCCCTGCTCGTTGGGGAGGCGTGCCCTCGGCCTGAACCGCCGCCGTCCTCCTGGCCTCCCCCCAGGCTTAACCTTGTACAGCCTGAAGAAGTGGACGGGCACGTCCTCCAGCCGGCAGGCCTCCCTGATGAAGCGCAGCTCGGCCTCCTTGGGGCTCAGGCCCCGCTGCTCCCGGTGCAGGGTGGGCGCGTGCCTGAGGATGTAGGCGCTGCCCCTCTTGGTGATGATCTGAGGAGGGGCCGCAGGCCGTCGGGCGCCGGCTCCCCTTCCCCGGCCCTCCCCTAGGCCCCAGGGACACTACCCTGGGCAGGGCACCAGGATGGAGAGAAGGGCCCCCACCGGGCGGAGCGGCAGGTGCTCACCCACTGCGGGAAGTAGGCCTGGGGCTGGAAGTACGGCCCGCGGTGCGCCGGCTCGCGGTGGTTGCCCAGGTCGGCCTGCAGCCCGAGGGCCGCCAGCAGGAAGTAGGCCTCCTCCCGGTGGGCGCACTGGGACCGCAGCACCCGCTCCTTCAGGTGGCAGTAGTACAGGTGCCGGGCCGCCTTGTCCCTGGAGGACCCAGATGGGCTCGGGAGGGGCCGTCCCCCGACAGCTGGCGGCCCCCCTGCCCAGCCAGGCTGGCCCCGGGCTCCCGGCCTCCCTgtgtcccccccgcccccggccacGGCCCCACTGCCCTCGGGCCCGTCGCGATGGTGGAGCAGGTGGACTGGGGGCCGCCCCTGCTGCTGAGAAGTCAGGGGAGCCCACTCGGTCGGCAGGGCTCCTGGGACCCCCAGGACATGGCAGGCCTAGTTTACAGGAGCACGGGCCCAGAAGGCAGGtccctttttttctaattttctaacaCGCCCAGGGAGCAGGGCTCCGGGGGGAGCAGGCCCGGACCTTCCAACACCAATGGCCGTGACGGGCCCATAGCACAGGGTGGCCACTCCCTCACTCCAACCTGCCCTCCATGCTCTCCCCTCCGTGACTTTTCCAGAACTGTCCACACCATCGCACATGCCCCTTCTTGCCCATCTCTCTGCCCGGGAAGGCTCGGTGGGGCCCCGGCCTACTGCACCCGCTCAGGGATCCTGGGACAGGGCCTGCTCACCAGCCCCTCGTCTGGGAGGGACTCAGTTCCTGGGTTGTCTGGGGAGTCTGTTTGTCCTGCACACTCTGGTGCGGCTCCCTCGAGAAAGCAGCCTCCAGAACTCAGATGGAAGCCCGTCAGGTGTGCCCGCCCAGGTCACCTGTCCCCCCTAGGTGGGACGGCAGCCGCCGTGCAGCGAGAGCAAGAAAACCCCAGCCAGGAGGAGGACAGAGACCCTGAGGCCCTCCCAGCTCATGCCCAGGGAAGCCCCGccctggaaaacaaaaacacccatgTTGGAAAAAAGTCCTGTCTTTCTACCAATgtctctttatgttttttaatgaaaaagaacgaCTGTCCCCACCCGGCCGAGCACCTGCGACACCACATCCCTGCAGGTTGTCCTCGCCCGGGAACCTGCTTGGGTCAGAACCAGCCCACGGTTACCTGATGACCCTTCCGTCCTCCACGTAGTACTGCACCCTGAGGAAGGCCACGAAGGGGGCGTCGGCCCTGCCGCCTTcctgggagggggtgtggggagacGGCCGCCCTGAGGCCTCGGGGGAGGGCAGGCTGCCACCTCCGCCCCGCAGACCCAGCCCGAGCCTTAAGCTCAGGTCTGTACTGCTTGCCGGGCAGCTCGTGGCTTCACGTCACTTTGTTCAAAGGAAAAGCCGAGTGAATGTGGCCCAAAACGTTCAAGAGCGTCCCCTGCCCCCAGCGGGCTCCGCACTGGACTCGGGGCAGTggttccccccgccccccgttgGCATTTGCACTTACTCTGTGCATCTCTCTCTTCCAGTCCTTGGAGAAGTACTTGCTGAGCTTCTGCTCCAAGTCCACAAAGACGTACTCGCCGTCTGAAAAGAGAAGCAGGGCCTTCAGCAGAGCCGGGAGGGGCTCACGCGAGGCGGCGTCCTGGGGGCGGCAGTCTACCAGCGTGCCGGGGGACGGCGTCCAGGTGCCAAATGCCGCTGGCTTCCCAGACGGTTCCCAGAGTGTAGGGATATTGGCTACGGAGACCTAGATCTTGGACCGAGACGCTGAA
This portion of the Camelus ferus isolate YT-003-E chromosome 8, BCGSAC_Cfer_1.0, whole genome shotgun sequence genome encodes:
- the FRMD1 gene encoding FERM domain-containing protein 1 isoform X3, which translates into the protein MTLDLVRAPPPGFPARSSARRPSLGSLQLRGDEGILLLRSRVQPAGATLGREMTAEHRDVLVVLPTWERLRLVVRVQATGRELFQQVCDKTSIRETHFFGLSVVRNGEYVFVDLEQKLSKYFSKDWKREMHREGGRADAPFVAFLRVQYYVEDGRVIRDKAARHLYYCHLKERVLRSQCAHREEAYFLLAALGLQADLGNHREPAHRGPYFQPQAYFPQWIITKRGSAYILRHAPTLHREQRGLSPKEAELRFIREACRLEDVPVHFFRLYKDKKEDRPTVVLGLTLKGVQVYQEVHHAPQLLYDFPWSRVGKLAFLGKKFEIWPDGLPPARKLVYHTGCAWRSSHLLRLLRDSHQLHRALQPALRRLRQLEEVQEKKCYRESYVSDELELGLEQELGLDLGLAGRAAPGTPSSPGSPGCGDRAGGSQHPPHQLPLLSADSHCSSHSSGIEVDPQPGGPMGPGEMSVDEPIRAPAPCGEGPSCSSRASQSRRGTVGGGRGGPEGDTQDPGDASPQQPLAVVRVTLVSMRGRSTEALHQILEAEAAAEPCRTSTAAAWTTCAPHLPRAAHRAAVPSATHWTPRPSSSAVGGPWMASPWTCSGRTTSRRNLWYRCLAAPLHPHRTAPRTWGSSHAGPHLPLTSLCPGGSHRPPPG
- the FRMD1 gene encoding FERM domain-containing protein 1 isoform X7; the encoded protein is MDAHKAVTELTAGKWDHRRCCGFAEDSRPSPNHRRSAGPQAYLSLSRKPATGVPRDWEQAGGCVLSALGPRAPPAACDFVQGPQLPAVQATGRELFQQVCDKTSIRETHFFGLSVVRNGEYVFVDLEQKLSKYFSKDWKREMHREGGRADAPFVAFLRVQYYVEDGRVIRDKAARHLYYCHLKERVLRSQCAHREEAYFLLAALGLQADLGNHREPAHRGPYFQPQAYFPQWIITKRGSAYILRHAPTLHREQRGLSPKEAELRFIREACRLEDVPVHFFRLYKDKKEDRPTVVLGLTLKGVQVYQEVHHAPQLLYDFPWSRVGKLAFLGKKFEIWPDGLPPARKLVYHTGCAWRSSHLLRLLRDSHQLHRALQPALRRLRQLEEVQADSHCSSHSSGIEVDPQPGGPMGPGEMSVDEPIRAPAPCGEGPSCSSRASQSRRGTVGGGRGGPEGDTQDPGDASPQQPLAVVRVTLVSMRGRSTEALHQILEAEAAAEPCRTSTAAAWTTCAPHLPRAAHRAAVPSATHWTPRPSSSAVGGPWMASPWTCSGRTTSRRNLWYRCLAAPLHPHRTAPRTWGSSHAGPHLPLTSLCPGGSHRPPPG
- the FRMD1 gene encoding FERM domain-containing protein 1 isoform X4, with protein sequence MDAHKAVTELTAGKWDHRRCCGFAEDSRPSPNHRRSAGPQAYLSLSRKPATGVPRDWEQAGGCVLSALGPRAPPAACDFVQGPQLPAVQATGRELFQQVCDKTSIRETHFFGLSVVRNGEYVFVDLEQKLSKYFSKDWKREMHREGGRADAPFVAFLRVQYYVEDGRVIRDKAARHLYYCHLKERVLRSQCAHREEAYFLLAALGLQADLGNHREPAHRGPYFQPQAYFPQWIITKRGSAYILRHAPTLHREQRGLSPKEAELRFIREACRLEDVPVHFFRLYKDKKEDRPTVVLGLTLKGVQVYQEVHHAPQLLYDFPWSRVGKLAFLGKKFEIWPDGLPPARKLVYHTGCAWRSSHLLRLLRDSHQLHRALQPALRRLRQLEEVQEKKCYRESYVSDELELGLEQELGLDLGLAGRAAPGTPSSPGSPGCGDRAGGSQHPPHQLPLLSADSHCSSHSSGIEVDPQPGGPMGPGEMSVDEPIRAPAPCGEGPSCSSRASQSRRGTVGGGRASPQQPLAVVRVTLVSMRGRSTEALHQILEAEAAAEPCRTSTAAAWTTCAPHLPRAAHRAAVPSATHWTPRPSSSAVGGPWMASPWTCSGRTTSRRNLWYRCLAAPLHPHRTAPRTWGSSHAGPHLPLTSLCPGGSHRPPPG
- the FRMD1 gene encoding FERM domain-containing protein 1 isoform X6, giving the protein MAGLSHEVSVPDSFPGGGGTERRDQVGSGLAQELLGGAKDLPDRTSRGRSCVVQATGRELFQQVCDKTSIRETHFFGLSVVRNGEYVFVDLEQKLSKYFSKDWKREMHREGGRADAPFVAFLRVQYYVEDGRVIRDKAARHLYYCHLKERVLRSQCAHREEAYFLLAALGLQADLGNHREPAHRGPYFQPQAYFPQWIITKRGSAYILRHAPTLHREQRGLSPKEAELRFIREACRLEDVPVHFFRLYKDKKEDRPTVVLGLTLKGVQVYQEVHHAPQLLYDFPWSRVGKLAFLGKKFEIWPDGLPPARKLVYHTGCAWRSSHLLRLLRDSHQLHRALQPALRRLRQLEEVQEKKCYRESYVSDELELGLEQELGLDLGLAGRAAPGTPSSPGSPGCGDRAGGSQHPPHQLPLLSADSHCSSHSSGIEVDPQPGGPMGPGEMSVDEPIRAPAPCGEGPSCSSRASQSRRGTVGGGRGGPEGDTQDPGDASPQQPLAVVRVTLVSMRGRSTEALHQILEAEAAAEPCRTSTAAAWTTCAPHLPRAAHRAAVPSATHWTPRPSSSAVGGPWMASPWTCSGRTTSRRNLWYRCLAAPLHPHRTAPRTWGSSHAGPHLPLTSLCPGGSHRPPPG
- the FRMD1 gene encoding FERM domain-containing protein 1 isoform X2, which translates into the protein MDAHKAVTELTAGKWDHRRCCGFAEDSRPSPNHRRSAGPQAYLSLSRKPATGVPRDWEQAGGCVLSALGPRAPPAACDFVQGPQLPAVQATGRELFQQVCDKTSIRETHFFGLSVVRNGEYVFVDLEQKLSKYFSKDWKREMHREGGRADAPFVAFLRVQYYVEDGRVIRDKAARHLYYCHLKERVLRSQCAHREEAYFLLAALGLQADLGNHREPAHRGPYFQPQAYFPQWIITKRGSAYILRHAPTLHREQRGLSPKEAELRFIREACRLEDVPVHFFRLYKDKKEDRPTVVLGLTLKGVQEVHHAPQLLYDFPWSRVGKLAFLGKKFEIWPDGLPPARKLVYHTGCAWRSSHLLRLLRDSHQLHRALQPALRRLRQLEEVQEKKCYRESYVSDELELGLEQELGLDLGLAGRAAPGTPSSPGSPGCGDRAGGSQHPPHQLPLLSADSHCSSHSSGIEVDPQPGGPMGPGEMSVDEPIRAPAPCGEGPSCSSRASQSRRGTVGGGRGGPEGDTQDPGDASPQQPLAVVRVTLVSMRGRSTEALHQILEAEAAAEPCRTSTAAAWTTCAPHLPRAAHRAAVPSATHWTPRPSSSAVGGPWMASPWTCSGRTTSRRNLWYRCLAAPLHPHRTAPRTWGSSHAGPHLPLTSLCPGGSHRPPPG
- the FRMD1 gene encoding FERM domain-containing protein 1 isoform X9, with the protein product MSWWCCPHGSGCGWSCGCRPPGASSSSRCVTRPASERPTSLASAWSETASTSLWTWSRSSASTSPRTGRERCTEDKAARHLYYCHLKERVLRSQCAHREEAYFLLAALGLQADLGNHREPAHRGPYFQPQAYFPQWIITKRGSAYILRHAPTLHREQRGLSPKEAELRFIREACRLEDVPVHFFRLYKDKKEDRPTVVLGLTLKGVQVYQEVHHAPQLLYDFPWSRVGKLAFLGKKFEIWPDGLPPARKLVYHTGCAWRSSHLLRLLRDSHQLHRALQPALRRLRQLEEVQEKKCYRESYVSDELELGLEQELGLDLGLAGRAAPGTPSSPGSPGCGDRAGGSQHPPHQLPLLSADSHCSSHSSGIEVDPQPGGPMGPGEMSVDEPIRAPAPCGEGPSCSSRASQSRRGTVGGGRGGPEGDTQDPGDASPQQPLAVVRVTLVSMRGRSTEALHQILEAEAAAEPCRTSTAAAWTTCAPHLPRAAHRAAVPSATHWTPRPSSSAVGGPWMASPWTCSGRTTSRRNLWYRCLAAPLHPHRTAPRTWGSSHAGPHLPLTSLCPGGSHRPPPG
- the FRMD1 gene encoding FERM domain-containing protein 1 isoform X1 encodes the protein MDAHKAVTELTAGKWDHRRCCGFAEDSRPSPNHRRSAGPQAYLSLSRKPATGVPRDWEQAGGCVLSALGPRAPPAACDFVQGPQLPAVQATGRELFQQVCDKTSIRETHFFGLSVVRNGEYVFVDLEQKLSKYFSKDWKREMHREGGRADAPFVAFLRVQYYVEDGRVIRDKAARHLYYCHLKERVLRSQCAHREEAYFLLAALGLQADLGNHREPAHRGPYFQPQAYFPQWIITKRGSAYILRHAPTLHREQRGLSPKEAELRFIREACRLEDVPVHFFRLYKDKKEDRPTVVLGLTLKGVQVYQEVHHAPQLLYDFPWSRVGKLAFLGKKFEIWPDGLPPARKLVYHTGCAWRSSHLLRLLRDSHQLHRALQPALRRLRQLEEVQEKKCYRESYVSDELELGLEQELGLDLGLAGRAAPGTPSSPGSPGCGDRAGGSQHPPHQLPLLSADSHCSSHSSGIEVDPQPGGPMGPGEMSVDEPIRAPAPCGEGPSCSSRASQSRRGTVGGGRGGPEGDTQDPGDASPQQPLAVVRVTLVSMRGRSTEALHQILEAEAAAEPCRTSTAAAWTTCAPHLPRAAHRAAVPSATHWTPRPSSSAVGGPWMASPWTCSGRTTSRRNLWYRCLAAPLHPHRTAPRTWGSSHAGPHLPLTSLCPGGSHRPPPG
- the FRMD1 gene encoding FERM domain-containing protein 1 isoform X8, coding for MTAEHRDVLVVLPTWERLRLVVRVQATGRELFQQVCDKTSIRETHFFGLSVVRNGEYVFVDLEQKLSKYFSKDWKREMHREGGRADAPFVAFLRVQYYVEDGRVIRDKAARHLYYCHLKERVLRSQCAHREEAYFLLAALGLQADLGNHREPAHRGPYFQPQAYFPQWIITKRGSAYILRHAPTLHREQRGLSPKEAELRFIREACRLEDVPVHFFRLYKDKKEDRPTVVLGLTLKGVQVYQEVHHAPQLLYDFPWSRVGKLAFLGKKFEIWPDGLPPARKLVYHTGCAWRSSHLLRLLRDSHQLHRALQPALRRLRQLEEVQEKKCYRESYVSDELELGLEQELGLDLGLAGRAAPGTPSSPGSPGCGDRAGGSQHPPHQLPLLSADSHCSSHSSGIEVDPQPGGPMGPGEMSVDEPIRAPAPCGEGPSCSSRASQSRRGTVGGGRGGPEGDTQDPGDASPQQPLAVVRVTLVSMRGRSTEALHQILEAEAAAEPCRTSTAAAWTTCAPHLPRAAHRAAVPSATHWTPRPSSSAVGGPWMASPWTCSGRTTSRRNLWYRCLAAPLHPHRTAPRTWGSSHAGPHLPLTSLCPGGSHRPPPG
- the FRMD1 gene encoding FERM domain-containing protein 1 isoform X5, yielding MPTRPSRSSLLGSGTTGDAVGSQRTVGLPQTTGAPLVPRRICPSAGSLPQESQETGSRPGAACSVPWALALRLLRAILCRDLSCLRCRPPGASSSSRCVTRPASERPTSLASAWSETASTSLWTWSRSSASTSPRTGRERCTEDKAARHLYYCHLKERVLRSQCAHREEAYFLLAALGLQADLGNHREPAHRGPYFQPQAYFPQWIITKRGSAYILRHAPTLHREQRGLSPKEAELRFIREACRLEDVPVHFFRLYKDKKEDRPTVVLGLTLKGVQVYQEVHHAPQLLYDFPWSRVGKLAFLGKKFEIWPDGLPPARKLVYHTGCAWRSSHLLRLLRDSHQLHRALQPALRRLRQLEEVQEKKCYRESYVSDELELGLEQELGLDLGLAGRAAPGTPSSPGSPGCGDRAGGSQHPPHQLPLLSADSHCSSHSSGIEVDPQPGGPMGPGEMSVDEPIRAPAPCGEGPSCSSRASQSRRGTVGGGRGGPEGDTQDPGDASPQQPLAVVRVTLVSMRGRSTEALHQILEAEAAAEPCRTSTAAAWTTCAPHLPRAAHRAAVPSATHWTPRPSSSAVGGPWMASPWTCSGRTTSRRNLWYRCLAAPLHPHRTAPRTWGSSHAGPHLPLTSLCPGGSHRPPPG